The DNA sequence TAGTAACTCATTGCGGAAGCCGTCAGCATTTCGCCAAGGAAGAGGACAACGAGCCAGCCGGCGCGTTTCCGCACCATCATAAGTAACGGCGTTCGCATGTAAGGCTCGTCGACCGCCTCCATGCCGCCGAATTTCTGGATGTCTTCGGTCGCTTCCTCTTCGGCGACGTCGAGCATGTCGTCGGCGGTGACGATTCCGACCAGGACTCCGGTGGAATCGATCACTGGCAGTGCGGCCCGGTCGTATTTCCGGAAGGCGTTGAGCGCCTCTTCCTGCGACTGAGTCACCGTTAACCCCACAAAAGTCCGGTCACGGAAGTCGGCCACTTTCGCCTCGAGCGGCCGGAGGAGAAACTCACGCATGCGCAGGTCGTCAATCAACTTTCCGCGCTCATCGACGACGTAAATGACGTTGAGGGTCTCGCTGTCTCGCCCGAACTCACGGATGTGGTCGAGCACTTCCTTCACCGTCCAGTCGTCGTGGATGGCGATAAAGTCGGGCGTCATTAGCCGGCCGACGCTGTCTTCGGGATAACCAAGGAGCGCCTGGGCGATGCGGCGTTCATCCGGGGTCAGGACCTTGATGAGCTGCCGCGCGGCGGCACTGGGCATTTCCTCGAGCAACGCGGTCCGGTCGTCCGGCGACATTTCGTTGAGGATCGCGGCCACCTGCTCGTGCGCCATGGCCTTGAGCAATTGCTGCTGGGCATCGACATCGATGTATTCGAAAACGTCCGCGGCCAGCGCATTCGGAAGCAGCCGGAAAATGATGACCTGCTCGTCTTCGGCCAAATCGAGGATGATGTCGGCGACGTCGGCCGGTGGCATTTCCCGAAATAGGTCCCGGAGCGCGGCAAAATTCCGTTCCGCGATCAGATCTCGAATTTCCGGTAGGAGAATTTTGCCGACCATGATGATGACCCAGGTGAACCGAGAGACTGCGCGCCGCCGTGCTTTCTAACATTCGGCTCACGCGAGCGCAATTGTTGTAGCGACGGCGCTGTGTCGCCGTAACGGCCTCTGACGGCGACAGAGCGCCGTAACTACAACTGCTTGGAATTTTCCTGAATCTCGCCAATATGAGCCGAATGACGCAATCAGCGCCTGCCCCAATGATTCGCCGTGAAGTCGGTGACGACGGAATCTGTCTGCTCACCTTCGATCGGCCCGAATCCGGGGCGAATATTTTCGACGCGGCGACGATGGACAATCTGCGCGAGCACGTGGATGCGATCGAAAAGGATGCATCGCTCAAGGGCGTTATCGTGACCTCGGCGAAGAAGTCGATCTTCATCGCGGGCGCCGATCTCAAGACCTTGCTGAAGCAGGCGCAGACTGGCGAGATGCGTGGCTTCATCGCCGAAGGACAGAAGGTCTTCAACCGGCTGGCGGCGCTGAAAGTGCCGACGGTCGCGGCAATTCACGGCGCGTGCGCCGGTGGCGGCTACGAGATTACGCTGGCCTGCGATTACCGGGTCGCCTCCGACGATCCGGCAACGAAGATTGGTTTGCCCGAGACGGGTCTTGGGCTCGTGCCGGCCTGGGGCGGGGCGACGCGTTTGCCGCGGTTGATCGGGATGGAGAAGGCGGCGGAGGTCATTTTGAAAGGGAAGCTTTACGGCGCAGCGGAGGCGCTGAAACTCGGGCTGGTCGACGAGGTCGTTGCCAAGGAGCAACTGCTCGATGCCGCGCGGAAAAAGCTGGCGGGAGGCAAACGGAATGTGGAGAGCGGAGCTGCGGCCACGCCGGCTTCGCAGGAGCTCAGCCCTCCAAAAGTCCGGGGCAACGCCGCGCCCGGGCGCGCTCTTGAGATCATCAAGCGGGCTGGCGATTCCTCGATCGATGAATCGCTCGCCATGGAGGTGGACGCCATCAGCGAATTGGGCGCGACTGACGCGACCCAGAACCTGATTCGTAATTTCTTCCTCGCGGACAAGTATCGGAAAGGTTCGTCAAAGACGGCGCCGGAAAAAATCCAGCATGCGGCAGTGATTGGCGCAGGGGTGATGGGTTCCGGGATTGCGCAATGGCTGAGCTCTCGCGGGGTCACGGTGATCCTGCGGGACGTCGATTCCGCGGCGATCGACCGCGGTCTGGCGAATATCGACAAGACATACGGCGACGCCGTGAAACGCGGGTTAATGGCGGAGGCCAAGGCCAAGGAAGGCCGCGCCCGGATTGTCGCGTCCACGCAGCCAGTGCCTCTGCGGGACGTGCAAATCGTGATCGAAGCCGCCTCGGAAAAGCTGGAGATCAAAAAGGAGATCTTCGCCGAACTGGCAGCGAACACGCCGGAGACGACGATTCTCGCCACGAACACTTCGGCGCTGCCGATTGCCGAGCTGGCTGAAAGCACTGGCGCGCCTGCTCGCGTGGTCGGCCTGCATTTCTTCAACCCGGTCAGCCGGATGAAGCTGATCGAAGTCGTCGTCGGCAAAGCGACGGCAGACGAGACGCGCGAGCGAGCGCTGGCTTTTGCGCGGCAAATCGGAAAGCTGCCGGTGCTGGTGCAGGATTCGCCGGGCTTTCTCGTGAATCGCGTCTTGTTCCCGTACCTTCTGGACGCGGCGGAAATGTTCCAGAACGGCGTCAGCGCCGAGGAAATCGACAACGCGCTTTTGGAGTGGGGGATGCCGATGGGCCCGCTGCGGTTGATCGACGAGATCGGCATCGATATCACCGTGGACATCGCGGCGACGCTGGAGAAGGCGTTTGGCGCCCGGGACCAGGCGCCGGAGATCCTGCAAAAGATGCACTCGGAGAAAATCCTGGGGCGAAAGACCGGCGCGGGCTTTTATAAGTACGAAGGCAAACAGCAGACGCCCAACGATTCGTTGCAGCAATGGCGGCAGGAATCCGGAGAAAAATTCGGTCTGGAGAACATCACGAACCGGCTGGTTTATTTGATGGTGAATGAAGCGGCGCGTTGCCTGGAGGAAAAGGTCGTCGCCACGCCGGAGGATGCGGACTACGGGATGATTCTCGGGACTGGCTTTCCGGTTTATCGCGGAGGCCCTCTGCGCTATGCTGAAAGCGTCGGCCTCACCAAAGTGGTGACCGATATGGACGGCATTCATTCGCGCGCCGGAGAGAAGTTTGCGCCGTGTGATTTGCTTCGCCAGCACTCCCAGAACGAAACTACATTTTATCAAGGGAAGTGACCATGAAATCACCGCTCGAAGCTCCGGAAAAGCAGATCGCAGAAGAAACGACCGCAAAACCCGTGGCCGCGCCGGTAATCGACACGTCCAAGATGTCGGCCGGCAAAGCCGCGGCGCTGGAACTGGCGGAAAGCTCGCGCGATCCGCTCGACGAACGCGGCAGTTTCGCGAGCAACCTCTTCATTGGCCGGTTCGATTTTGACCGGATTTTTCCATTCCCGAAACAGAGCGCGGAGGACGCGGCCGCGGCCGAGGAATTTCTCGCCGAGCTCCGGAGTTACCTCCGCGACAACGTGGACGCCGACGAGATCGATCGCACGGGTGAGATTCCGCAGAAGAACATCGACGAGCTCTTTGCGATGGGCGCTTTCGCCATCAAAGTGCCGAAGCAGTACGGCGGGCTCGGGTTGTCACAGGTAAATTATGGCCGGGCCGCGGAGCTGCTGGGAAGCTGGGACGCGAACCTGACGGCGCTCGTCTCCGCGCACCAGTCGATTGGCGTTCCCCAGCCGCTCCTGCTTTTCGGCACGGAAGAGCAAAAGACGAAGTATTTGCCGCGGGTCGCGCGAAAGGAAATCTCCGCGTTCGCCCTCACGGAGATGAATGCCGGGTCCGACCCGGCGAACATGAGCCTGACTGCCGCGCTGTCCGACGATGGAACAGCGTGGGTCCTGAACGGTGAAAAGCTCTGGTGCACGAACCTGATCAAGGCGGGCGTGCTGGTGGTGATGGCGAAAACGCCGCCGAAAATCGTGAACGGCAAGGAGCGGAAGCAAATCAGCGCCTTCATCGTGGATGTCGATTCGCCCGGGCTTGAGATTACGTATCGCTGCCACTTCATGGGGCTGCGAGCGCTCTATAACGGCATCGTGAAATTTACCAACGTCCGGGTGCCGCGCGAGAATTTGATCGCGAAGGAAGGCCAGGGATTGAAGGTCGCGCTGACGACCTTGAACACCGGACGGCTGACCATTCCGGCGGCATGTGTCGGGCTGTCGAAGCGGCTCGTGGAGATCTGCCGGAAATGGGCGAGCGAACGCATTCAGTGGGGCGCGCCGATCGGGCAGCATTCGGCCATCGCGGGCAAAGTCGCGGAAATGGCGGCGAACACGTTCGCCATGGAAGCGATCACGTTCCTGACTTCCGCGCTGGTCGATCGCAAAGCGGGCGACCTGCGAATCGAAACCGCCATGTGCAAAATGTGGTGCACGGAGATGACCTGGAAGATTGCGGACGACGCCATGCAGGTGCGCGGCGGGCGCGGTTACGAGACGGCGGAATCCCTGGCCGGGCGCGGCGAAGAACCGATCGCGGTGGAGCGTTTTATGCGGGATTGCCGGATCAACCTGATCTTTGAAGGGTCGAGTGAAATCATGCGGCTCTTTATTGCGCGAGAGGCGCTCGATCCGCATTTGAAAGTGGGCGGCGCGATTTTCAACACGCAGTTGCCGATGGCGACCCGGATCAAATCGATGTTCGGCTCGGGCTCCTTTTACTCGCGGTGGTATCCGAAACAGTGGCTGGGCAGCAGTGCCGGAAATTTGGATCGGCTCCATGCCGACCTGCGCGAACACGTGAACTATGGCGCCGCCACCAGCAGGAAACTCGCGCGCGGTTTGTTCCACGCCATGATGCGGTTCGGTCCTAAACTCGATCGCGAGCAGTTGTTGCTTTCGCGCTTCGTTGGGATCGCGACCGAACTCTTCGCCATGAACGCGACCTGCGCCTTCGCCCAGTCGAAGATCGATGCAGGAGAGCCGGCCGCGGAAATTCTTTCGCTGGCCCAATACTTCTGCCGTTCCGCCCGGATGCGGATCGATCATCACTTTGCCGGGACGAGCGAGAACGCCGACAAGGCGGGCTACGCGCTCACGCAGGAACTGCTCGCCGGCAAGCACGAGCATTTGCGCCAGGGAATCGTCTGACGAAACCGCATTACCTTTTGGTAATGTGAGTCTCGGATCCGGACTTGTGGCGGCCAGCGGCCGCGGCAAAACCGTTTCCTTTGTGAAACCATACGCCGCCGCGCGGCTCCGTCAGCCGTCCCGTTGTGCCGTTTCGCACTCAACCACGATCTGTTATGCGCAAATCACATCACCACCAATCTGCGTTTTTTCGCGTTC is a window from the Chthoniobacterales bacterium genome containing:
- a CDS encoding acyl-CoA dehydrogenase family protein, with protein sequence MKSPLEAPEKQIAEETTAKPVAAPVIDTSKMSAGKAAALELAESSRDPLDERGSFASNLFIGRFDFDRIFPFPKQSAEDAAAAEEFLAELRSYLRDNVDADEIDRTGEIPQKNIDELFAMGAFAIKVPKQYGGLGLSQVNYGRAAELLGSWDANLTALVSAHQSIGVPQPLLLFGTEEQKTKYLPRVARKEISAFALTEMNAGSDPANMSLTAALSDDGTAWVLNGEKLWCTNLIKAGVLVVMAKTPPKIVNGKERKQISAFIVDVDSPGLEITYRCHFMGLRALYNGIVKFTNVRVPRENLIAKEGQGLKVALTTLNTGRLTIPAACVGLSKRLVEICRKWASERIQWGAPIGQHSAIAGKVAEMAANTFAMEAITFLTSALVDRKAGDLRIETAMCKMWCTEMTWKIADDAMQVRGGRGYETAESLAGRGEEPIAVERFMRDCRINLIFEGSSEIMRLFIAREALDPHLKVGGAIFNTQLPMATRIKSMFGSGSFYSRWYPKQWLGSSAGNLDRLHADLREHVNYGAATSRKLARGLFHAMMRFGPKLDREQLLLSRFVGIATELFAMNATCAFAQSKIDAGEPAAEILSLAQYFCRSARMRIDHHFAGTSENADKAGYALTQELLAGKHEHLRQGIV
- the mgtE gene encoding magnesium transporter; its protein translation is MVGKILLPEIRDLIAERNFAALRDLFREMPPADVADIILDLAEDEQVIIFRLLPNALAADVFEYIDVDAQQQLLKAMAHEQVAAILNEMSPDDRTALLEEMPSAAARQLIKVLTPDERRIAQALLGYPEDSVGRLMTPDFIAIHDDWTVKEVLDHIREFGRDSETLNVIYVVDERGKLIDDLRMREFLLRPLEAKVADFRDRTFVGLTVTQSQEEALNAFRKYDRAALPVIDSTGVLVGIVTADDMLDVAEEEATEDIQKFGGMEAVDEPYMRTPLLMMVRKRAGWLVVLFLGEMLTASAMSYYEGEIAKAVVLALFLPLIISSGGNSGSQASMLIIRAMALGEVTLRDWFHVMRKEIISGLMLGAVLGIIGFMRVAIWAQFSTIYGPHWPLVALTVGFSLVGVVLWGSLSGSMLPFILRRVGADPATSSAPFVATLVDVTGLIIYFSIALLIMRGAML
- a CDS encoding 3-hydroxyacyl-CoA dehydrogenase NAD-binding domain-containing protein; its protein translation is MIRREVGDDGICLLTFDRPESGANIFDAATMDNLREHVDAIEKDASLKGVIVTSAKKSIFIAGADLKTLLKQAQTGEMRGFIAEGQKVFNRLAALKVPTVAAIHGACAGGGYEITLACDYRVASDDPATKIGLPETGLGLVPAWGGATRLPRLIGMEKAAEVILKGKLYGAAEALKLGLVDEVVAKEQLLDAARKKLAGGKRNVESGAAATPASQELSPPKVRGNAAPGRALEIIKRAGDSSIDESLAMEVDAISELGATDATQNLIRNFFLADKYRKGSSKTAPEKIQHAAVIGAGVMGSGIAQWLSSRGVTVILRDVDSAAIDRGLANIDKTYGDAVKRGLMAEAKAKEGRARIVASTQPVPLRDVQIVIEAASEKLEIKKEIFAELAANTPETTILATNTSALPIAELAESTGAPARVVGLHFFNPVSRMKLIEVVVGKATADETRERALAFARQIGKLPVLVQDSPGFLVNRVLFPYLLDAAEMFQNGVSAEEIDNALLEWGMPMGPLRLIDEIGIDITVDIAATLEKAFGARDQAPEILQKMHSEKILGRKTGAGFYKYEGKQQTPNDSLQQWRQESGEKFGLENITNRLVYLMVNEAARCLEEKVVATPEDADYGMILGTGFPVYRGGPLRYAESVGLTKVVTDMDGIHSRAGEKFAPCDLLRQHSQNETTFYQGK